A single candidate division SR1 bacterium Aalborg_AAW-1 DNA region contains:
- a CDS encoding Competence protein: MLVVLLFTAMILISVLTRSIMVVGVCMLIVLVVLLLKKKHIKTVFVYFLSMLSGLGSVIVYDTLIVHGTSTVSALQTFRVIEQQRINRYLIEVKSGESALSEDRGQDKSQLLLYSTASLEPGDLIQSSRTIIQRKYDEKWCWRVCIQKNRQNGQIVDNESFDYDAWLYIQGFDGSVYDNNPYIVGQEAVSTRMQLKQYIKHTIVKNLGSDTVGALGLGMLIGDRSLFHKDEYQSFIDSGLIHLVAVSGGNIAIMVALASLLLFWLPFYIRIVVLILVVVAYSYLVGTDSSVVRATIMALLTLFALLPGRQISIWRLLAYAWILMLLRNPYYLLYDLGFLLSFGALLGIIWADRVVFQKLKGKISGQIDDYGLPRRSSSQGHIKVGEINKFSSSWWKEQLWNAFRILILPSIGAMVGVLPVLIRHTGQINLFGPLLNMVIVPFVSLITILLIVLTLLSWGWIATLLTGLLSMIISLSLGGSQYSLLLYGNRFAASAIGGIVVLYWIWWIRQEVECSASDPVS, encoded by the coding sequence ATGCTCGTAGTACTTCTTTTTACTGCTATGATACTTATATCAGTACTTACTCGTAGTATAATGGTAGTCTGAGTATGTATGCTGATCGTTCTCGTAGTGCTTCTGCTTAAGAAAAAACATATAAAAACTGTCTTTGTCTATTTTTTGTCAATGTTGTCAGGATTGGGATCGGTAATCGTCTATGATACCTTGATTGTTCACTGAACTTCCACGGTGTCAGCTCTTCAAACTTTTCGTGTCATAGAACAACAGAGAATAAATAGGTATCTGATAGAAGTTAAGAGTTGAGAGTCTGCTTTGTCGGAAGATAGGTGACAAGATAAAAGTCAGTTATTATTATATTCTACAGCATCGCTAGAACCCGGGGATCTCATACAATCTAGTCGCACCATAATACAGAGAAAGTATGATGAAAAATGGTGTTGGCGAGTATGTATTCAGAAAAATAGACAAAATGGACAAATTGTAGACAATGAGAGTTTTGATTATGATGCTTGGTTATATATACAAGGATTCGATGGCTCTGTATATGATAACAATCCTTATATCGTATGACAAGAAGCAGTAAGCACAAGAATGCAATTGAAACAATATATCAAACATACTATAGTAAAAAATTTGTGATCCGACACGGTGTGAGCACTATGATTGGGTATGCTGATCGGAGATAGATCATTATTTCACAAAGATGAGTATCAGTCGTTTATAGATAGCTGACTCATACACTTAGTCGCTGTGAGTGGATGAAATATAGCTATTATGGTTGCTTTGGCTTCATTGTTGCTGTTTTGGTTACCTTTTTATATCAGGATAGTGGTTCTCATTCTTGTCGTAGTAGCCTATTCCTATCTGGTAGGTACTGATTCGAGTGTGGTACGTGCTACGATTATGGCATTACTTACTCTCTTTGCTCTTCTTCCAGGTCGTCAGATATCGATATGGAGACTGTTAGCTTATGCTTGGATCTTGATGTTGTTACGAAATCCATATTATCTCCTTTATGATCTCTGATTTCTTCTTAGTTTCTGAGCATTGCTCGGTATTATCTGGGCGGATAGGGTAGTGTTTCAGAAGTTGAAAGGTAAAATTAGCTGACAGATTGATGATTATGGATTGCCTCGTCGTTCCTCCTCGCAATGACATATTAAGGTATGAGAAATTAACAAGTTTTCATCGTCTTGGTGGAAAGAACAACTATGGAATGCGTTTCGTATCCTTATACTCCCCAGTATTGGTGCTATGGTAGGTGTCCTTCCTGTTTTGATACGACATACTGGTCAGATTAATCTTTTTTGACCTCTGTTGAATATGGTTATTGTGCCTTTTGTTTCATTGATTACGATATTGCTTATTGTTCTTACTCTTTTGTCATGGTGATGGATAGCTACTCTACTCACATGACTCTTGTCGATGATTATATCATTATCGTTATGATGATCTCAATACAGTCTCTTGTTGTATGGAAATAGATTCGCTGCTAGTGCGATATGATGAATAGTTGTATTATATTGGATATGGTGGATTCGACAAGAAGTGGAATGTAGCGCTTCAGATCCTGTTTCATAA
- a CDS encoding Glycosyl transferase family 2 has translation MNNISYAVVIPSNRVFDSIKPLLVSLSEQTLSPSQIVIVRDRHADKSELDTYIISAKLLFAQFEKLRIDIIHPGRDKKFTIGQGASYVRNYGRKQVTTPYMMFIDDDNVCPDDMAENLFGFVTQQAHPEYTVVSPLQYDDTQSIIRPALASGFNFALCRPVRLGNHVIESSDRYFSLQLASSNCLAGPTALFETYPFDEQIPFVYEDLIMTANMSRGGVQLFADSWAHVIHHHAHRNKLSELYANTPDRAYYKAKHRIILIHVLGNWRQQLLFYLSGFVGQLGWIVLHILYYAPMSHWFGLFSALYKGTKDGILYITRRS, from the coding sequence ATGAACAACATATCCTATGCAGTTGTTATTCCATCGAATAGAGTGTTTGATAGTATTAAACCTCTTTTGGTATCTCTTAGTGAGCAGACTTTGTCGCCTTCACAAATTGTAATAGTGCGAGATCGTCATGCTGACAAATCAGAACTTGATACCTACATTATATCCGCCAAACTCCTTTTTGCTCAATTTGAAAAACTCCGTATCGATATTATTCATCCATGAAGAGATAAAAAATTTACGATCTGACAAGGTGCAAGTTATGTCCGTAACTATGGAAGAAAACAAGTCACTACACCTTATATGATGTTTATTGACGATGACAATGTGTGTCCAGATGATATGGCTGAAAATCTTTTTGGATTTGTAACTCAACAAGCTCATCCAGAATACACAGTAGTATCTCCCTTGCAGTATGATGATACACAAAGTATTATTCGTCCTGCCTTAGCGTCAGGATTTAATTTTGCTCTTTGTAGACCAGTACGATTATGAAATCATGTGATAGAATCGTCTGACCGCTATTTCTCCTTACAGTTAGCATCATCAAACTGTCTCGCATGACCGACTGCACTATTTGAGACATATCCTTTTGATGAACAGATACCATTTGTTTATGAGGATCTCATCATGACTGCGAACATGTCGAGATGATGAGTACAACTTTTCGCTGATAGTTGGGCCCATGTCATCCATCATCATGCTCACAGAAATAAACTTTCAGAACTTTATGCGAATACCCCAGATCGTGCCTACTATAAAGCAAAACATAGAATAATCTTGATTCATGTCCTCTGAAATTGGCGACAACAACTCCTCTTTTATCTAAGTTGATTTGTGTGACAATTAGGTTGGATTGTGTTGCATATCCTTTATTATGCTCCCATGTCTCATTGGTTCTGATTGTTTTCTGCATTATATAAAGGTACAAAAGATGGAATACTGTATATCACAAGAAGATCATAA
- the sle1 gene encoding N-acetylmuramoyl-L-alanine amidase sle1 precursor yields MTYQSFVQSHFLKTISTLGSIVFVSLLLINPDMYTGLMKETVSVNANFLSNEYQQDLYVVNDDGNIVSSDEEEPTQEPTPLLSYIVQPGDSIEQIAQKYAVSVDQIKAVNNMVDNDLLAGQKLYITNRKGFVYEVKEESISLMVFANLYGIDEDQLLQANGQSNNMIPYEKGQAIFVPGLSLEDAYTLSLLVKPEPKPQPQKIIVNTTTKKSSSSVSSTVKKKPTPSLINVNMNGRASLVVSSWRYVFKEKNTMAAGQCTYYAAHKAKFAFPEISPGVRFRAFGGNANKWLGNAKAVGFKTASTPTPGAIAVFQQGGSRYYSYGHVAIVEEVDRDNKRIKVSDMNYSGLWTVTVRWISMNDAMTQTKGGQTLLGFIPVQELPSGVKEKYQAAKL; encoded by the coding sequence ATGACTTATCAATCGTTTGTGCAGTCGCACTTTCTTAAAACTATATCTACATTAGGAAGTATTGTATTTGTATCGTTGCTTTTAATTAATCCTGATATGTATACAGGGTTGATGAAAGAAACAGTATCAGTAAATGCAAATTTCCTTTCAAATGAATATCAACAAGATCTGTATGTCGTTAATGACGACTGAAATATTGTTTCTTCTGATGAAGAAGAACCTACACAAGAACCTACGCCATTGTTGTCTTATATTGTTCAACCAGGCGATTCCATTGAACAGATTGCTCAAAAATATGCAGTTTCGGTCGATCAAATTAAAGCTGTCAATAACATGGTTGATAATGATCTTCTTGCTGGACAAAAACTCTATATTACGAATAGAAAATGATTTGTCTATGAAGTAAAAGAGGAGTCTATATCTCTTATGGTATTTGCTAACTTATATGGTATTGATGAAGATCAACTTCTTCAAGCTAATGGACAAAGTAATAATATGATACCATATGAAAAATGACAAGCTATTTTCGTTCCATGATTATCGCTAGAAGATGCTTATACCCTATCTCTTTTAGTAAAACCAGAACCTAAACCACAACCACAAAAAATTATTGTTAATACAACTACAAAAAAATCTTCGTCAAGTGTTTCCAGTACTGTTAAGAAAAAACCAACACCATCATTGATTAATGTGAATATGAACGGTAGAGCATCTCTTGTCGTAAGTTCTTGGAGATATGTCTTCAAAGAAAAAAATACTATGGCAGCAGGACAATGTACGTATTATGCTGCTCATAAAGCAAAATTTGCCTTTCCAGAAATATCACCAGGCGTACGTTTTAGAGCTTTTGGTGGTAATGCTAACAAATGGCTTGGTAATGCAAAAGCAGTAGGATTTAAAACGGCTTCTACACCAACTCCTTGAGCTATCGCTGTATTCCAACAATGAGGTTCTCGCTATTATAGTTACGGTCACGTTGCTATTGTAGAAGAAGTTGATCGAGATAATAAGAGAATAAAGGTTTCAGATATGAATTATTCAGGATTGTGGACAGTAACAGTACGTTGGATATCTATGAATGATGCTATGACACAAACAAAATGATGACAGACACTTCTTGGATTTATTCCGGTACAAGAGCTACCATCAGGAGTGAAAGAAAAATATCAAGCAGCTAAATTATAA
- the murG gene encoding UDP-N-acetylglucosamine--N-acetylmuramyl-(pentapeptide) pyrophosphoryl-undecaprenol N-acetylglucosamine transferase — protein sequence MSKKTLNIALTGGGSGGHILPLISLLQMIDETEQYRQVMDKVFRFGEKKGMEYTFFEKYKDTFTNIHPQFISILAGKYRRETIWISRWKNLRDVFLFPLGIIQSIRHILTKKIDVIFCKGGYVSLPVVIAAWICRRQIYVHDSDTTPGLTTRLASRVATQNFSGFPDTLPQTIVVGQILSSGLVAQVSQFPFQIPDDKLLILVAGGSLGAQKLYKAVLKATATDPWFVEHCVIVIVNGQHLIDANDLPKNHDHIIITDLITEQAIMGWLYRRADIAVVRGGTTTLAECKLFDTPLVIVPLPVTHDQQKNAEFYVDNFGDILISQNDPEFVQKLYSSLANIKSKHITTSTDKIKEKIAQAKITILDRMLSGR from the coding sequence ATGTCAAAAAAAACACTCAATATTGCACTTACCTGATGAGGGTCAGGAGGACATATTTTGCCTCTGATCTCACTTTTGCAGATGATTGATGAAACGGAACAATATAGACAAGTTATGGACAAGGTCTTTCGATTTGGAGAGAAGAAAGGTATGGAGTATACATTTTTTGAGAAGTATAAAGATACTTTTACTAACATACATCCACAGTTTATCTCCATCCTTGCTGGTAAATATCGTAGAGAGACGATCTGGATATCCAGATGGAAAAATCTTCGTGATGTATTTCTTTTTCCGCTCGGGATTATCCAGTCAATTCGACATATCTTGACGAAAAAAATTGATGTCATCTTCTGTAAAGGATGATATGTTTCACTTCCTGTCGTTATCGCCGCTTGGATTTGTAGACGTCAGATTTATGTCCATGATAGTGATACGACACCTGGCTTGACGACAAGATTAGCTTCTCGCGTTGCGACACAAAATTTTTCTGGATTCCCAGATACCTTACCACAAACGATAGTAGTCTGACAAATTTTGTCGTCAGGATTAGTTGCACAGGTGTCCCAATTCCCATTTCAAATTCCTGATGATAAACTTCTGATCCTAGTTGCTGGTGGATCTTTAGGAGCGCAGAAACTTTATAAAGCTGTCTTGAAAGCAACTGCGACAGATCCATGGTTTGTGGAACACTGTGTCATCGTGATCGTGAATGGACAACATCTGATCGATGCTAATGATTTACCAAAGAATCATGATCATATTATTATTACCGATCTGATTACGGAACAGGCTATCATGTGATGGCTTTATCGTCGTGCAGATATCGCTGTGGTTCGTGGAGGTACGACGACACTTGCTGAGTGCAAACTCTTTGATACTCCATTGGTTATCGTTCCCCTTCCTGTGACACATGATCAGCAGAAGAATGCAGAATTTTATGTCGACAACTTTGGTGATATCTTGATCTCTCAAAACGATCCCGAATTTGTTCAAAAACTCTATAGTTCTCTTGCAAACATAAAATCAAAACATATAACAACATCAACTGATAAAATAAAAGAAAAAATTGCACAAGCTAAAATTACTATCTTAGACAGAATGCTGTCATGAAGATAG
- the trxA_1 gene encoding Thioredoxin, which produces MKHLTQAEFSSSIASGISVVDFFATRCGPCQMIAPYLEQMDTQLGDTVSFYKVDVDQERMLAAQQDITAMPTLKIFNNGKEVQTIVGADLQGLWQGIQNQLANSDLQQAA; this is translated from the coding sequence ATGAAACACCTCACTCAAGCAGAATTTAGTAGCTCTATTGCATCAGGAATATCTGTTGTTGATTTTTTTGCCACACGATGTGGACCATGTCAGATGATTGCTCCTTATCTTGAACAAATGGATACACAACTCGGTGATACTGTATCATTTTATAAAGTTGATGTCGATCAAGAAAGAATGCTCGCAGCACAACAAGATATCACTGCTATGCCAACATTGAAGATTTTTAACAACGGTAAAGAAGTACAAACTATCGTAGGAGCTGATCTTCAAGGACTTTGGCAAGGAATACAAAATCAACTTGCAAATAGTGATCTTCAACAAGCTGCATAG